In Cicer arietinum cultivar CDC Frontier isolate Library 1 chromosome 1, Cicar.CDCFrontier_v2.0, whole genome shotgun sequence, one DNA window encodes the following:
- the LOC101511592 gene encoding pentatricopeptide repeat-containing protein At1g08070, chloroplastic-like, producing the protein MVLLLPVERSPKNAPPPFNIHMTQKPFLTTLAQNCNTLTQLKQLHAHILRCRIQHAPYSLAPIISVAATSNDMSFFSYAHSIFLHLTHRNTFIHNTMIRAYLQYHSPVPALSCYSTMLQNGIAVNNYTFPPLIKACTALICSSNYASRSAMIGRLVHGHVVKFGLPNDPYVVSAFIEFYSASRDVHKAKVLFDKTTKKDVIMWTTMIDGYGKIGHVESAIELFDEMPERNVVSWSAMMAAYSHVSDFKEVLALILEMQDEGVKPNDSILVTVLTACAQLGALTQGIWVHSYARRFERERSNASCQRH; encoded by the coding sequence ATGGTGTTATTGCTTCCTGTGGAGAGAAGCCCCAAAAATGCTCCACCACCGTTCAATATTCACATGACTCAAAAGCCATTCCTCACAACCCTTGCTCAAAACTGCAACACCCTAACCCAACTCAAGCAATTACACGCCCATATCCTCCGATGCCGCATCCAACATGCTCCCTACTCCCTCGCCCCAATTATCTCCGTCGCAGCAACCTCAAACGACATGTCGTTTTTCTCTTACGCTCATTCCATTTTCCTCCACCTCACTCACCGCAACACTTTCATACACAATACCATGATCAGAGCCTACCTTCAATACCATTCCCCTGTACCCGCACTTTCCTGCTACTCAACAATGTTGCAAAACGGCATTGCCGTTAACAACTATACATTCCCACCTTTAATCAAAGCGTGCACTGCACTTATTTGTTCTTCCAATTACGCTTCGAGGAGCGCTATGATTGGTCGTTTAGTGCACGGTCATGTCGTTAAATTCGGACTACCTAATGACCCTTATGTTGTGAGTGCGTTTATCGAGTTTTACTCCGCTTCACGTGACGTGCATAAAGCGAAGGTGTTGTTTGATAAAACGACGAAGAAAGATGTCATTATGTGGACGACGATGATTGACGGTTATGGCAAAATTGGGCACGTTGAAAGTGCAATAGAGTTGTTTGATGAAATGCCTGAGAGAAACGTTGTGTCGTGGAGTGCAATGATGGCGGCGTATTCTCATGTTAGTGACTTTAAGGAAGTGTTGGCTTTGATTTTAGAGATGCAGGATGAAGGTGTGAAACCGAATGACTCTATACTTGTTACCGTTCTTACTGCGTGTGCGCAGCTTGGTGCCCTCACACAGGGAATCTGGGTACATTCTTATGCCAGGAGATTTGAGCGGGAGCGCTCGAATGCATCCTGTCAACGGCATTAG
- the LOC101511274 gene encoding 2-alkenal reductase (NADP(+)-dependent)-like isoform X1, with translation MEVTNKYIVIKHHIEDAPNDSHFEVKNEAFGLSINSGSDDVIVKNLYISIDPYLINRMKSYSASHNAISFSTPLTPGQAIDAIAIGKVVASGNVKFVKDDLVMGVFTWGEYSVVKEQSIIKKLESSEFPLTYHLGVLGFSGLTAYGGFFEICKPQKGEKVFVSAASGSVGNIVGQYAKLLGCYVVGCAGSQKKVGLLKEKLGFDDAFNYKEETDLNSTLKRYFPDGIDIYFDNVGGEMLEAAIINMKAFGRVAVCGIISEYTDAEKRASPNMLNIVYKRITIRGFLAADFMNIFADFSAKTSDYVRNGQLQVIEDKSLGVESIPSAFVGLFNGDNVGKKVVVLAGE, from the exons ATGGAAGTGACTAACAAATACATAGTGATAAAGCATCACATAGAAGATGCTCCTAACGATTCCCATTTTGAGGTGAAAAATGAGGCGTTTGGTCTTTCAATTAATTCAGGTTCTGATGATGTTATAGTTAAGAATCTATATATCTCAATTGACCCATATCTCATTAATCGCATGAAAAGTTACAGCGCTTCCCACAATGCTATAAGCTTCTCAACTCCCTTAACTCCAGGCCAG GCTATTGATGCTATTGCTATTGGAAAAGTTGTGGCTTCTGGGAATGTTAAGTTTGTGAAAGATGATTTGGTTATGGGAGTATTCACCTGGGGTGAGTACAGTGTGGTTAAAGAGCAAagcataataaaaaaactagAGTCCTCTGAATTTCCACTCACTTATCATCTAGGAGTTCTAG GATTTAGTGGACTGACAGCTTATGGGGGATTTTTCGAAATTTGCAAACCCCAAAAGGGTGAAAAAGTATTTGTTTCAGCAGCATCTGGATCAGTTGGAAATATTGTAGGACAATATGCAAAACTTTTAGGTTGCTATGTTGTTGGTTGTGCTGGGAGCCAAAAAAAG gTGGGACTACTCAAAGAAAAACTAGGATTTGATGATGCCTTCAACTACAAAGAAGAAACAGATCTAAACTCCACTCTTAAAAG GTACTTTCCTGATGGAATTGACATATATTTTGACAATGTTGGGGGAGAAATGTTGGAGGCAGCAATTATAAACATGAAAGCATTTGGTAGAGTGGCTGTTTGTGGTATAATCTCTGAATACACAGATGCTGAAAAGAGAGCTTCACCAAACATGCTAAATATCGTATACAAAAGAATCACAATTAGAGGATTTTTAGCTGCTGACTTTATGAATATTTTCGCTGATTTTTCTGCTAAAACATCGGATTATGTCCGTAATGGTCAGTTGCAAGTGATCGAAGACAAGTCATTGGGTGTAGAGAGCATCCCTTCTGCATTTGTTGGGCTTTTCAATGGAGATAATGTTGGAAAGAAAGTTGTAGTTTTAGCAGGTGAGTGA
- the LOC101511274 gene encoding 2-alkenal reductase (NADP(+)-dependent)-like isoform X2: MEVTNKYIVIKHHIEDAPNDSHFEVKNEAFGLSINSGSDDVIVKNLYISIDPYLINRMKSYSASHNAISFSTPLTPGQAIDAIAIGKVVASGNVKFVKDDLVMGVFTWGFSGLTAYGGFFEICKPQKGEKVFVSAASGSVGNIVGQYAKLLGCYVVGCAGSQKKVGLLKEKLGFDDAFNYKEETDLNSTLKRYFPDGIDIYFDNVGGEMLEAAIINMKAFGRVAVCGIISEYTDAEKRASPNMLNIVYKRITIRGFLAADFMNIFADFSAKTSDYVRNGQLQVIEDKSLGVESIPSAFVGLFNGDNVGKKVVVLAGE; encoded by the exons ATGGAAGTGACTAACAAATACATAGTGATAAAGCATCACATAGAAGATGCTCCTAACGATTCCCATTTTGAGGTGAAAAATGAGGCGTTTGGTCTTTCAATTAATTCAGGTTCTGATGATGTTATAGTTAAGAATCTATATATCTCAATTGACCCATATCTCATTAATCGCATGAAAAGTTACAGCGCTTCCCACAATGCTATAAGCTTCTCAACTCCCTTAACTCCAGGCCAG GCTATTGATGCTATTGCTATTGGAAAAGTTGTGGCTTCTGGGAATGTTAAGTTTGTGAAAGATGATTTGGTTATGGGAGTATTCACCTGGG GATTTAGTGGACTGACAGCTTATGGGGGATTTTTCGAAATTTGCAAACCCCAAAAGGGTGAAAAAGTATTTGTTTCAGCAGCATCTGGATCAGTTGGAAATATTGTAGGACAATATGCAAAACTTTTAGGTTGCTATGTTGTTGGTTGTGCTGGGAGCCAAAAAAAG gTGGGACTACTCAAAGAAAAACTAGGATTTGATGATGCCTTCAACTACAAAGAAGAAACAGATCTAAACTCCACTCTTAAAAG GTACTTTCCTGATGGAATTGACATATATTTTGACAATGTTGGGGGAGAAATGTTGGAGGCAGCAATTATAAACATGAAAGCATTTGGTAGAGTGGCTGTTTGTGGTATAATCTCTGAATACACAGATGCTGAAAAGAGAGCTTCACCAAACATGCTAAATATCGTATACAAAAGAATCACAATTAGAGGATTTTTAGCTGCTGACTTTATGAATATTTTCGCTGATTTTTCTGCTAAAACATCGGATTATGTCCGTAATGGTCAGTTGCAAGTGATCGAAGACAAGTCATTGGGTGTAGAGAGCATCCCTTCTGCATTTGTTGGGCTTTTCAATGGAGATAATGTTGGAAAGAAAGTTGTAGTTTTAGCAGGTGAGTGA
- the LOC101488811 gene encoding serine carboxypeptidase-like 45 yields MTGTPLEFFFSFCIGKGNGTLTPFVSLNHSITHSLTHSLTHSQLPLTLIRLRHRSFSVTDPLLLSRRSVSSPLRLQHRSVSVAISASVVVSAAAMKMKNICLLVFFLILSSSVLFLSSLFSYSSNSDKIDHLPQQPEVKFNQYSGYITVDEIQKRFLFYYFVEAEVQPSLKPVVMWLHGGPGCSSVGLGAFQEHGPFQPTDQGLAKNNYSWNKEANMLYLDSPAGAGFSYSANKSFYNLVTDETTARDNLVFLQQWFTKFSHYKNNEFFITGESYTGHFAPQLAALILQTKTNINLKGIAIGNPLLEFNTDYNSRGQFLWSHGLITYSTYELVTKVCNYSRITREYRSGTVNSSCVEVIDRLNREVGDFIDDFDVSQDMCRPLGQHIWTLPHGEKKRAFCLEDKIFNYLNKKGVQKALHTRISSWQTCGAIWYDSKSIENSTISLLGTLVKSGVRVMVFSGDQDSVIPFFSTQSLLDGLAKDLGLYVGPYRPWYNGIKVAGFTQVYGDILTFATVRGAGHSCAYSKPEETFLLFKTFLEGWYLPKIKL; encoded by the exons ATGACGGGGACTCCACTAGAATTCTTTTTCTCCTTTTGTATAGGAAAAGGAAACGGAACACTCACTCCCTTTGTCTCCCTCAATCACTCaatcactcactcactcactcactcactcactcactcacaaCTCCCTCTCACTCTCATCCGTCTCCGTCACCGCTCCTTCTCAGTCACCGATCCGCTCCTTCTCAGTCGCCGATCCGTCTCATCGCCGCTCCGTCTCCAGCACCGCTCCGTCTCAGTCGCCATCTCCGCCTCCGTCGTTGTCTCCGCCGCTGCCATGAAGATGAAAAACATCTGTTTACTTGTTTTTTTTCTAATACTTTCATCATctgttttgtttctttcttctctcttttcttACTCATCAAACAGTGATAAAATAGACCATTTACCTCAACAACCGGAGGTTAAATTCAACCAATACTCTGGTTACATCACCGTTGATGAGATTCAgaaaagatttttattttattattttgttgaagctGAAGTGCAGCCAAGCTTAAAACCGGTAGTGATGTGGCTACATGGAG GGCCGGGTTGTTCTTCAGTCGGACTTGGTGCTTTCCAGGAGCATGGTCCTTTTCAACCAACTGACCAAGGTTTGGCCAAAAACAACTACAGTTGGAACAAAG AGGCGAATATGCTCTATTTGGATTCACCGGCTGGCGCTGGATTTTCATACTCCGCCAACAAATCATTCTACAACCTTGTGACCGATGAAACGACAG CAAGAGATAATCTTGTTTTTCTACAACAGTGGTTCACAAAATTTTCACATTACAAAAATAATGAGTTCTTCATCACAGGGGAGAGCTATACAG GTCACTTTGCACCCCAACTTGCAGCACTCATTTTACAAACCAAAACCAACATTAATTTAAAAGGAATAGCC ATAGGTAACCCCCTCCTAGAGTTTAACACAGATTACAACTCTAGGGGGCAATTTTTGTGGTCACATGGGTTGATAACATATTCAACCTATGAGTTAGTCACAAAAGTTTGCAACTATTCCCGAATTACAAGGGAATATAGAAGTGGGACAGTTAATTCCAGCTGTGTAGAAGTTATTGATCGATTGAATCGGGAG gTTGGTGACTTCATCGATGATTTCGATGTTAGTCAGGATATGTGCCGACCACTAGGACAACACATATGGACTCTACCT CATGGAGAAAAGAAGAGAGCTTTTTGTCTCGaagacaaaatatttaattacttgAATAAGAAAGGAGTTCAAAAAGCTCTCCATACTAGGATTTCCTCGTGGCAAACTTGTGG AGCTATCTGGTATGACAGCAAAAGTATTGAAAATTCAACCATATCTCTTCTAGGAACACTTGTTAAATCAGGTGTTAGAGTTATGGTATTTAG TGGAGATCAAGATTCTGTCATACCATTCTTTAGCACCCAATCTTTATTGGATGGATTAGCTAAGGACCTTGGGTTGTACGTAGGGCCTTATAGACCATGGTATAATGGAATAAag gTCGCAGGATTTACACAGGTGTATGGTGACATTTTAACATTTGCCACCGTTAGAGGAGCAGGTCATTCTTGTGCATATTCGAAACCGGAAGaaacatttttgttatttaaaacatttttagaAGGATGGTACCTtccaaaaattaaattgtaa